A genomic window from Scophthalmus maximus strain ysfricsl-2021 chromosome 17, ASM2237912v1, whole genome shotgun sequence includes:
- the LOC118289171 gene encoding uncharacterized protein LOC118289171 isoform X1, with amino-acid sequence MPTNTKKKKQRLRKPAKDKRTKKNQVSMEKSCEAFRSNRSEFEGFLDQMTQWFSDHQQQVDQHFSLEDKDQSGSVNLKDFELGLTTLSAPCQQLQLRLLTELLKTNDNNTISYQDLKRQLQRLSSTEVDVSSSKRRDDQLLNPDKDRFVRLSVRLIPFDLCDDHPANFQVVLSSSCRVVRLIGMIRERVGIQTSRLEVFRSRAPTDDEARLPPERSLEECGFGGGPEKTPPEETLYYDYRLELTDCPVLNCDHYFRSTPDSLPGRLDPVDE; translated from the exons ATGCCAACcaacaccaaaaagaaaaagcagcggCTGCGAAAACCTGCCAAAGACAAGCGGACGAAGAAAAACCAA gTTTCCATGGAGAAATCCTGCGAGGCCTTCAGGTCCAACAGGTCGGAGTTTGAGGGTTTTCTGGATCAGATGACTCAGTGGTTTTCTGATCATCAGCAACAGGTTGATCAGCACTTCAGTCTCGAGGACAAAGACCAAAGTGGATCCGTCAACCTGAAGGATTTCGAGCTTG GTCTGACGACCTTGAGCGCCCCCTGTCAGCAGTTGCAGCTCCGCCTGCTGACCGAGCTGCTGAAAaccaacgacaacaacacgaTCAGTTACCAAGACTTAAAGAGACAGTTACAGAGATTAAG cagcacagaggtcGACGTCTCCAGTTCGAAACGCCGTGATGATCAGCTGTTAAACCCTGACAAAGACAG GTTCGTCCGTCTGAGCGTCCGACTGATCCCCTTCGACCTCTGCGACGACCATCCCGCCAACTTCCAGGTGGTTTTGTCGAGCAGCTGCAGAGTTGTCCGTCTGATCGGGATGATCCGGGAGCGGGTCGGGATCCAGACCTCCCGGCTGGAGGTGTTCCGGAGCAGAGCGCCCACCGACGACGAGGCCCGCCTCCCCCCGGAGCGCTCCCTGGAGGAGTGTGGCTTCGGAGGAGGCCCGGAGAAGACTCCCCCAGAGGAAACCTTGTACTACGACTACAGACTGGAGCTCACCGACTGTCCCGTTCTCAACTGTGACCACTACTTCAGGTCCACACCGGACTCGCTGCCAGGACGACTGGACCCTGTCGATGAGTGA
- the LOC118289171 gene encoding uncharacterized protein LOC118289171 isoform X2 produces the protein MPTNTKKKKQRLRKPAKDKRTKKNQVSMEKSCEAFRSNRSEFEGFLDQMTQWFSDHQQQVDQHFSLEDKDQSGSVNLKDFELGLTTLSAPCQQLQLRLLTELLKTNDNNTISYQDLKRQLQRLSTEVDVSSSKRRDDQLLNPDKDRFVRLSVRLIPFDLCDDHPANFQVVLSSSCRVVRLIGMIRERVGIQTSRLEVFRSRAPTDDEARLPPERSLEECGFGGGPEKTPPEETLYYDYRLELTDCPVLNCDHYFRSTPDSLPGRLDPVDE, from the exons ATGCCAACcaacaccaaaaagaaaaagcagcggCTGCGAAAACCTGCCAAAGACAAGCGGACGAAGAAAAACCAA gTTTCCATGGAGAAATCCTGCGAGGCCTTCAGGTCCAACAGGTCGGAGTTTGAGGGTTTTCTGGATCAGATGACTCAGTGGTTTTCTGATCATCAGCAACAGGTTGATCAGCACTTCAGTCTCGAGGACAAAGACCAAAGTGGATCCGTCAACCTGAAGGATTTCGAGCTTG GTCTGACGACCTTGAGCGCCCCCTGTCAGCAGTTGCAGCTCCGCCTGCTGACCGAGCTGCTGAAAaccaacgacaacaacacgaTCAGTTACCAAGACTTAAAGAGACAGTTACAGAGATTAAG cacagaggtcGACGTCTCCAGTTCGAAACGCCGTGATGATCAGCTGTTAAACCCTGACAAAGACAG GTTCGTCCGTCTGAGCGTCCGACTGATCCCCTTCGACCTCTGCGACGACCATCCCGCCAACTTCCAGGTGGTTTTGTCGAGCAGCTGCAGAGTTGTCCGTCTGATCGGGATGATCCGGGAGCGGGTCGGGATCCAGACCTCCCGGCTGGAGGTGTTCCGGAGCAGAGCGCCCACCGACGACGAGGCCCGCCTCCCCCCGGAGCGCTCCCTGGAGGAGTGTGGCTTCGGAGGAGGCCCGGAGAAGACTCCCCCAGAGGAAACCTTGTACTACGACTACAGACTGGAGCTCACCGACTGTCCCGTTCTCAACTGTGACCACTACTTCAGGTCCACACCGGACTCGCTGCCAGGACGACTGGACCCTGTCGATGAGTGA